The Delphinus delphis chromosome 2, mDelDel1.2, whole genome shotgun sequence genome contains a region encoding:
- the JCAD gene encoding junctional cadherin 5-associated protein isoform X2 codes for MYSVEDLLIAHGYKLSRELPAPRKDDGEGRQPVKSRAPAGPGLLNGCDDGPAASPRGQASLGTGRLSEPDSRGRGPRGLGEPPSAAAAARISEAGLRQQPPASRSHTYRRREQEAREEPARAPSPPAQATQGPREAGGRSEDVMRKALCEEGLGLAGPARWQSVRVGGQAQPRNPGGQMPAGVGEKLFQDLYPCVLGGHGLTSEKSHSLPRVLSPESLSCVEIPIPLSDGHFPGVPQVAFQPSFGARDSEATRNPEKGGSSAPLPRPRFGRPLKPPSYGSHQHCRAGGENGSYADSRQPDSAAAPSAKANDAARQEPCAPDPGLEPPVYVPPPSYRSPLQAAAPACPGEARGRRPEGGGRHTQRQPVEKAAAGGQPPSGPRGAEEELGPSPCSPVGVLPQPRPATACDGSVLYIPFDDPRIRHIRLARPHGFWEDVKLDGLVPATEPAPGSLQRGAVVRGPSGSESWLWDRLPGGGEDGGFAEHRDACVFTRSQRPDVHAESLVSSPSPQGESTCEIQTQLRKFEAGLQTKKSSKKKMSETIFCLVSIPVKSESHLPATDTNNNDLKQNVDERPGPEKSAALREQSLLSLSSTDLELQALMGGMTGRTELQKSDPGSPGGDQPTDDPRFPHPVKHRALACPGSWPGQQYRDQQTQTSFTQESQSPRPLPGEMWGGSPDTALPPRCLDAFEVQMHVALASSDQNQRPGAPSPKGQGGPLSPCGGGTISGSSSPRSQDPAPRAGPGEPRVDGRVRGGSPVPRAEVVKGATTGPCNSRQPFGQFLLKPVSRRPWDLISQLESFNKELQEEEGGRDGGSGREDSETEPPWGGRSQPVSTRPGLPEGRAPEDPGPRPGSVKSKPESWAEEARPWAPGPRQADGSGRAAGPSPPGSRMAEGRDREVEAGAPEPAVSPRPVRRAASSGPSDAAAGPPPDAAEPRAPPPSRELSAAELSAASAPKAGGGGRGTTGAPLSVAGKPRGLSAPDLRSVGLTPGQEQSAGQLAGSPGEVSAVEIPPNESLQARAARILGIEVAVESLLPGARRTGRSQDPEPEGGTRGLEARRRDAVAGPARRCDPAASADAFYSRRRCGWTESPLFVGEVGSARQAPQASEPAGVDGAVPSKAPEPPPSPQECRPFHPKDVGTKPPFRSTLFHFIERTPNLTASEKRLRSTSKVIESLQEKLASPPRRADPDRLMRMKEVSSVSRLRLLTSRGADSAEEAEDLKAERGPGALSARHKLSDPKGAPALEEDGHPTAQREENGAQDFWCPGEDRGRRAGALCSVDVPRASEHKIRTTLAGWRGCDDAPVECGAVLC; via the exons ATGTACAGCGTAGAAGACCTCCTGATCGCCCACGGCTACAAGCTGTCCAGAGAGCTGCCGGCGCCGCGCAAGGATGATGGCGAGGGGCGCCAGCCCGTGAAGTCCCGGGCGCCGGCGGGCCCCGGCCTGCTGAACGGGTGTGACGATGGCCCTGCCGCCTCCCCACGCGGCCAGGCCTCGCTGGGGACCGGCCGCCTGAGCGAGCCCGACAGCCGCGGCCGCGGGCCTCGGGGCCTCGGGGAGCCCCCGAGCGCTGCTGCCGCTGCGCGGATTTCCGAGGCTGG GCTCCGCCAGCAGCCCCCGGCCAGCCGCAGCCATACCTACCGGAGGAGGGAGCAAGAAGCCCGCGAGGAGCCGGCCCGGGCCCCCAGCCCGCCCGCGCAAGCCACCCAGGGGCCCCGGGAGGCTGGCGGAAGGAGCGAGGACGTGATGAGGAAGGCACTTTGCGAGGAAGGGCTGGGACTGGCGGGTCCCGCCAGATGGCAGAGCGTCCGCGTCGGAGGCCAGGCCCAGCCACGGAACCCAGGGGGGCAGATGCCGGCTGGCGTCGGGGAGAAGCTGTTCCAAGACCTGTACCCGTGTGTGCTCGGAGGCCACGGCTTGACCTCCGAGAAATCCCATTCGCTGCCGAGGGTTCTTTCCCCCGAGAGCCTGAGCTGCGTGGAGATTCCCATCCCTCTGAGCGACGGGCACTTTCCAGGTGTCCCTCAAGTGGCATTTCAGCCTTCATTCGGTGCTCGCGATTCGGAAGCCACCAGGAACCCCGAGAAGGGCGGCTCCTCGGCCCCCTTACCCCGGCCTCGGTTTGGGAGACCCCTCAAGCCTCCATCTTACGgctcccaccaacactgcagggCCGGCGGGGAAAACGGCAGCTACGCGGACAGCCGGCAGCCGGACTCGGCTGCCGCCCCCTCGGCCAAGGCGAACGACGCCGCCAGGCAGGAGCCGTGCGCGCCTGACCCCGGCCTGGAGCCCCCGGTGTACGTGCCTCCGCCCTCCTACCGGTCGCCGCTGCAGGCCGCCGCACCCGCCTGCCCGGGGGAGGCCCGAGGGCGGAGGCCCGAGGGCGGAGGCCGCCACACGCAGCGGCAGCCGGTGGAGAAGGCTGCTGCCGGCGGCCAGCCCCCTTCGGGACCCCGGGGAGCCGAGGAGGAGCTGGGGCCCAGCCCGTGCTCTCCTGTCGGGGTCCTCCCGCAGCCCCGCCCCGCCACGGCTTGTGACGGCTCCGTCCTGTACATCCCCTTCGACGACCCACGGATACGGCACATTAGACTCGCCCGACCCCACGGGTTCTGGGAAGACGTGAAGCTGGACGGCCTTGTCCCTGCCACGGAGCCGGCGCCTGGAAGCCTGCAGCGGGGGGCTGTCGTTCGGGGCCCCTCGGGGAGCGAGAGCTGGCTGTGGGACCGGCTCCCCGGGGGTGGAGAAGATGGTGGCTTTGCTGAGCACAGAGACGCCTGCGTCTTCACTCGGAGTCAGCGGCCGGACGTGCACGCAGAAAGCCTCGTCTCCTCCCCGAGCCCCCAGGGCGAGAGTACCTGTGAGATACAAACCCAGCTCAGAAAGTTCGAAGCTGGGCTGCAGACCAagaaaagttcaaagaaaaaaatgagcgaGACGATATTTTGTTTGGTTTCCATCCCAGTTAAGTCAGAATCACATCTGCCAGCTACAGATACGAACAACAATGACTTAAAACAGAACGTGGATGAAAGGCCTGGGCCCGAGAAGAGCGCGGCTCTGCGAGAGCAGAGTCTGCTGAGTTTGTCCTCCACCGACCTGGAGCTGCAGGCGCTCATGGGCGGCATGACCGGGAGGACGGAGCTCCAGAAATCAGACCCGGGGAGCCCCGGAGGAGACCAGCCAACAGACGACCCCAGGTTCCCACACCCTGTGAAACACCGAGCGCTCGCGTGTCCTGGCTCGTGGCCCGGGCAGCAGTACAGAGACCAGCAAACGCAGACCAGCTTCACCCAGGAATCCCAAAGCCCGCGGCCCCTCCCTGGGGAGATGTGGGGAGGGTCCCCCGACACCGCGCTGCCTCCAAGATGTTTGGACGCCTTCGAGGTTCAGATGCACGTGGCGTTGGCGTCCAGTGACCAGAACCAGAGGCCCGGGGCTCCTTCCCCGAAAGGCCAAGGGGGGCCCCTGAGCCCGTGCGGCGGCGGCACCATCTCAGGGTCTTCCTCGCCCAGGAGCCAGGACCCCGCACCAAGGGCCGGCCCGGGTGAGCCACGCGTGGACGGCCGTGTCCGCGGAGGCAGCCCGGTGCCCAGGGCCGAGGTTGTCAAGGGGGCGACCACAGGCCCCTGCAACAGCAGACAGCCGTTTGGGCAGTTCCTCCTGAAGCCCGTCAGCCGCCGCCCCTGGGACCTGATCAGCCAGTTGGAAAGTTTCAACAAGGAGCttcaggaggaggaagggggccgGGACGGCGGCAGCGGCCGCGAGGACAGTGAGACAGAGCCGCCCTGGGGAGGCCGCAGCCAGCCCGTGTCCACGCGCCCAGGCCTCCCGGAGGGCCGGGCACCCGAGGACCCGGGGCCCAGGCCGGGGAGCGTCAAGAGCAAGCCCGAGAGCTGGGCCGAGGAGGCGAGGCCTTGGGCCCCCGGGCCCCGGCAGGCAGACGGCAGCGGGCGCGCCGCAGGGCCGTCGCCCCCCGGGAGCCGGATGGCGGAGGGGCGGGACCGGGAGGTCGAGGCCGGGGCGCCCGAGCCGGCCGTCAGCCCGAGGCCTGTGAGACGAGCCGCGTCTTCCGGGCCGAGCGATGCCGCAGCAGGGCCCCCGCCCGATGCAGCGGAACCGAGGGCGCCCCCGCCGAGTCGGGAGCTCAGTGCTGCGGAGCTGAGCGCAGCCAGCGCGCCCAAGGCgggcggtggggggcgggggaccACGGGGGCCCCCTTGTCCGTGGCTGGCAAACCCCGAGGCCTGTCGGCGCCAGACTTGAGGTCTGTGGGGCTAACGCCGGGGCAGGAGCAGAGCGCCGGCCAGTTAGCGGGGTCTCCGGGGGAAGTCAGTGCAGTAGAAATCCCCCCAAACGAGTCCCTGCAAGCCAGGGCCGCCAGGATCCTGGGCATTGAGGTGGCCGTGGAGTCCCTGCTGCCAGGCGCCCGGAGGACGGGGCGGAGTCAAGACCCCGAGCCTGAGGGAGGCACCCGCGGGCTTGAGGCCCGCAGGCGGGACGCAGTGGCCGGCCCAGCCCGGCGGTGTGACCCCGCCGCGTCCGCCGACGCCTTCTACAGCAGGAGGAGGTGTGGCTGGACCGAAAGCCCTCTGTTTGTGGGAGAAGTGGGCAGCGCCCGGCAGGCTCCCCAGGCCTCCGAGCCCGCCGGCGTGGACGGGGCCGTCCCCAGCAAGGCCCCCgagcctccccccagcccccaggagtgCCGGCCCTTCCATCCCAAGGACGTGGGGACAAAGCCACCCTTCAGGTCCACCTTGTTCCATTTTATAGAAAGGACCCCAAATTTGACAGCCTCCGAAAAGAGGCTCCGAAGCACGTCCAAAGTGATTGAAAGTTTACAGGAGAAACTGGCGTCCCCCCCGCGGAGGGCAGACCCCGACCGCCTGATGAGGATGAAGGAGGTGAGCTCTGTGTCTCGGTTGAGGCTCCTGACCTCGCGGGGCGCGGACTCTGCGGAGGAGGCCGAGGACCTGAAGGCCGAGAGGGGCCCCGGGGCTCTGAGCGCCAGGCACAAGCTCTCTGACCCCAAGGGTGCCCCCGCGCTGGAAGAAGACGGGCATCCGACAGCACAAAGGGAGGAGAACGGCGCTCAGGACTTCTGGTGCCCAGGTGAGGATCGGGGCAGGCGGGCGGGCGCGTTGTGTTCAGTCGACGTCCCGAGAGCATCGGAACACAAG attCGTACGACCCTAGCAGGGTGGAGAGGGTGTGATGACGCGCCAGTGGAGTGCGGGGCTGTCCTCTGCTAA
- the JCAD gene encoding junctional cadherin 5-associated protein isoform X1: MYSVEDLLIAHGYKLSRELPAPRKDDGEGRQPVKSRAPAGPGLLNGCDDGPAASPRGQASLGTGRLSEPDSRGRGPRGLGEPPSAAAAARISEAGLRQQPPASRSHTYRRREQEAREEPARAPSPPAQATQGPREAGGRSEDVMRKALCEEGLGLAGPARWQSVRVGGQAQPRNPGGQMPAGVGEKLFQDLYPCVLGGHGLTSEKSHSLPRVLSPESLSCVEIPIPLSDGHFPGVPQVAFQPSFGARDSEATRNPEKGGSSAPLPRPRFGRPLKPPSYGSHQHCRAGGENGSYADSRQPDSAAAPSAKANDAARQEPCAPDPGLEPPVYVPPPSYRSPLQAAAPACPGEARGRRPEGGGRHTQRQPVEKAAAGGQPPSGPRGAEEELGPSPCSPVGVLPQPRPATACDGSVLYIPFDDPRIRHIRLARPHGFWEDVKLDGLVPATEPAPGSLQRGAVVRGPSGSESWLWDRLPGGGEDGGFAEHRDACVFTRSQRPDVHAESLVSSPSPQGESTCEIQTQLRKFEAGLQTKKSSKKKMSETIFCLVSIPVKSESHLPATDTNNNDLKQNVDERPGPEKSAALREQSLLSLSSTDLELQALMGGMTGRTELQKSDPGSPGGDQPTDDPRFPHPVKHRALACPGSWPGQQYRDQQTQTSFTQESQSPRPLPGEMWGGSPDTALPPRCLDAFEVQMHVALASSDQNQRPGAPSPKGQGGPLSPCGGGTISGSSSPRSQDPAPRAGPGEPRVDGRVRGGSPVPRAEVVKGATTGPCNSRQPFGQFLLKPVSRRPWDLISQLESFNKELQEEEGGRDGGSGREDSETEPPWGGRSQPVSTRPGLPEGRAPEDPGPRPGSVKSKPESWAEEARPWAPGPRQADGSGRAAGPSPPGSRMAEGRDREVEAGAPEPAVSPRPVRRAASSGPSDAAAGPPPDAAEPRAPPPSRELSAAELSAASAPKAGGGGRGTTGAPLSVAGKPRGLSAPDLRSVGLTPGQEQSAGQLAGSPGEVSAVEIPPNESLQARAARILGIEVAVESLLPGARRTGRSQDPEPEGGTRGLEARRRDAVAGPARRCDPAASADAFYSRRRCGWTESPLFVGEVGSARQAPQASEPAGVDGAVPSKAPEPPPSPQECRPFHPKDVGTKPPFRSTLFHFIERTPNLTASEKRLRSTSKVIESLQEKLASPPRRADPDRLMRMKEVSSVSRLRLLTSRGADSAEEAEDLKAERGPGALSARHKLSDPKGAPALEEDGHPTAQREENGAQDFWCPDSYDPSRVERV, encoded by the exons ATGTACAGCGTAGAAGACCTCCTGATCGCCCACGGCTACAAGCTGTCCAGAGAGCTGCCGGCGCCGCGCAAGGATGATGGCGAGGGGCGCCAGCCCGTGAAGTCCCGGGCGCCGGCGGGCCCCGGCCTGCTGAACGGGTGTGACGATGGCCCTGCCGCCTCCCCACGCGGCCAGGCCTCGCTGGGGACCGGCCGCCTGAGCGAGCCCGACAGCCGCGGCCGCGGGCCTCGGGGCCTCGGGGAGCCCCCGAGCGCTGCTGCCGCTGCGCGGATTTCCGAGGCTGG GCTCCGCCAGCAGCCCCCGGCCAGCCGCAGCCATACCTACCGGAGGAGGGAGCAAGAAGCCCGCGAGGAGCCGGCCCGGGCCCCCAGCCCGCCCGCGCAAGCCACCCAGGGGCCCCGGGAGGCTGGCGGAAGGAGCGAGGACGTGATGAGGAAGGCACTTTGCGAGGAAGGGCTGGGACTGGCGGGTCCCGCCAGATGGCAGAGCGTCCGCGTCGGAGGCCAGGCCCAGCCACGGAACCCAGGGGGGCAGATGCCGGCTGGCGTCGGGGAGAAGCTGTTCCAAGACCTGTACCCGTGTGTGCTCGGAGGCCACGGCTTGACCTCCGAGAAATCCCATTCGCTGCCGAGGGTTCTTTCCCCCGAGAGCCTGAGCTGCGTGGAGATTCCCATCCCTCTGAGCGACGGGCACTTTCCAGGTGTCCCTCAAGTGGCATTTCAGCCTTCATTCGGTGCTCGCGATTCGGAAGCCACCAGGAACCCCGAGAAGGGCGGCTCCTCGGCCCCCTTACCCCGGCCTCGGTTTGGGAGACCCCTCAAGCCTCCATCTTACGgctcccaccaacactgcagggCCGGCGGGGAAAACGGCAGCTACGCGGACAGCCGGCAGCCGGACTCGGCTGCCGCCCCCTCGGCCAAGGCGAACGACGCCGCCAGGCAGGAGCCGTGCGCGCCTGACCCCGGCCTGGAGCCCCCGGTGTACGTGCCTCCGCCCTCCTACCGGTCGCCGCTGCAGGCCGCCGCACCCGCCTGCCCGGGGGAGGCCCGAGGGCGGAGGCCCGAGGGCGGAGGCCGCCACACGCAGCGGCAGCCGGTGGAGAAGGCTGCTGCCGGCGGCCAGCCCCCTTCGGGACCCCGGGGAGCCGAGGAGGAGCTGGGGCCCAGCCCGTGCTCTCCTGTCGGGGTCCTCCCGCAGCCCCGCCCCGCCACGGCTTGTGACGGCTCCGTCCTGTACATCCCCTTCGACGACCCACGGATACGGCACATTAGACTCGCCCGACCCCACGGGTTCTGGGAAGACGTGAAGCTGGACGGCCTTGTCCCTGCCACGGAGCCGGCGCCTGGAAGCCTGCAGCGGGGGGCTGTCGTTCGGGGCCCCTCGGGGAGCGAGAGCTGGCTGTGGGACCGGCTCCCCGGGGGTGGAGAAGATGGTGGCTTTGCTGAGCACAGAGACGCCTGCGTCTTCACTCGGAGTCAGCGGCCGGACGTGCACGCAGAAAGCCTCGTCTCCTCCCCGAGCCCCCAGGGCGAGAGTACCTGTGAGATACAAACCCAGCTCAGAAAGTTCGAAGCTGGGCTGCAGACCAagaaaagttcaaagaaaaaaatgagcgaGACGATATTTTGTTTGGTTTCCATCCCAGTTAAGTCAGAATCACATCTGCCAGCTACAGATACGAACAACAATGACTTAAAACAGAACGTGGATGAAAGGCCTGGGCCCGAGAAGAGCGCGGCTCTGCGAGAGCAGAGTCTGCTGAGTTTGTCCTCCACCGACCTGGAGCTGCAGGCGCTCATGGGCGGCATGACCGGGAGGACGGAGCTCCAGAAATCAGACCCGGGGAGCCCCGGAGGAGACCAGCCAACAGACGACCCCAGGTTCCCACACCCTGTGAAACACCGAGCGCTCGCGTGTCCTGGCTCGTGGCCCGGGCAGCAGTACAGAGACCAGCAAACGCAGACCAGCTTCACCCAGGAATCCCAAAGCCCGCGGCCCCTCCCTGGGGAGATGTGGGGAGGGTCCCCCGACACCGCGCTGCCTCCAAGATGTTTGGACGCCTTCGAGGTTCAGATGCACGTGGCGTTGGCGTCCAGTGACCAGAACCAGAGGCCCGGGGCTCCTTCCCCGAAAGGCCAAGGGGGGCCCCTGAGCCCGTGCGGCGGCGGCACCATCTCAGGGTCTTCCTCGCCCAGGAGCCAGGACCCCGCACCAAGGGCCGGCCCGGGTGAGCCACGCGTGGACGGCCGTGTCCGCGGAGGCAGCCCGGTGCCCAGGGCCGAGGTTGTCAAGGGGGCGACCACAGGCCCCTGCAACAGCAGACAGCCGTTTGGGCAGTTCCTCCTGAAGCCCGTCAGCCGCCGCCCCTGGGACCTGATCAGCCAGTTGGAAAGTTTCAACAAGGAGCttcaggaggaggaagggggccgGGACGGCGGCAGCGGCCGCGAGGACAGTGAGACAGAGCCGCCCTGGGGAGGCCGCAGCCAGCCCGTGTCCACGCGCCCAGGCCTCCCGGAGGGCCGGGCACCCGAGGACCCGGGGCCCAGGCCGGGGAGCGTCAAGAGCAAGCCCGAGAGCTGGGCCGAGGAGGCGAGGCCTTGGGCCCCCGGGCCCCGGCAGGCAGACGGCAGCGGGCGCGCCGCAGGGCCGTCGCCCCCCGGGAGCCGGATGGCGGAGGGGCGGGACCGGGAGGTCGAGGCCGGGGCGCCCGAGCCGGCCGTCAGCCCGAGGCCTGTGAGACGAGCCGCGTCTTCCGGGCCGAGCGATGCCGCAGCAGGGCCCCCGCCCGATGCAGCGGAACCGAGGGCGCCCCCGCCGAGTCGGGAGCTCAGTGCTGCGGAGCTGAGCGCAGCCAGCGCGCCCAAGGCgggcggtggggggcgggggaccACGGGGGCCCCCTTGTCCGTGGCTGGCAAACCCCGAGGCCTGTCGGCGCCAGACTTGAGGTCTGTGGGGCTAACGCCGGGGCAGGAGCAGAGCGCCGGCCAGTTAGCGGGGTCTCCGGGGGAAGTCAGTGCAGTAGAAATCCCCCCAAACGAGTCCCTGCAAGCCAGGGCCGCCAGGATCCTGGGCATTGAGGTGGCCGTGGAGTCCCTGCTGCCAGGCGCCCGGAGGACGGGGCGGAGTCAAGACCCCGAGCCTGAGGGAGGCACCCGCGGGCTTGAGGCCCGCAGGCGGGACGCAGTGGCCGGCCCAGCCCGGCGGTGTGACCCCGCCGCGTCCGCCGACGCCTTCTACAGCAGGAGGAGGTGTGGCTGGACCGAAAGCCCTCTGTTTGTGGGAGAAGTGGGCAGCGCCCGGCAGGCTCCCCAGGCCTCCGAGCCCGCCGGCGTGGACGGGGCCGTCCCCAGCAAGGCCCCCgagcctccccccagcccccaggagtgCCGGCCCTTCCATCCCAAGGACGTGGGGACAAAGCCACCCTTCAGGTCCACCTTGTTCCATTTTATAGAAAGGACCCCAAATTTGACAGCCTCCGAAAAGAGGCTCCGAAGCACGTCCAAAGTGATTGAAAGTTTACAGGAGAAACTGGCGTCCCCCCCGCGGAGGGCAGACCCCGACCGCCTGATGAGGATGAAGGAGGTGAGCTCTGTGTCTCGGTTGAGGCTCCTGACCTCGCGGGGCGCGGACTCTGCGGAGGAGGCCGAGGACCTGAAGGCCGAGAGGGGCCCCGGGGCTCTGAGCGCCAGGCACAAGCTCTCTGACCCCAAGGGTGCCCCCGCGCTGGAAGAAGACGGGCATCCGACAGCACAAAGGGAGGAGAACGGCGCTCAGGACTTCTGGTGCCCAG attCGTACGACCCTAGCAGGGTGGAGAGGGTGTGA